Proteins encoded within one genomic window of Calonectris borealis chromosome 1, bCalBor7.hap1.2, whole genome shotgun sequence:
- the LOC142076961 gene encoding LOW QUALITY PROTEIN: uncharacterized protein LOC142076961 (The sequence of the model RefSeq protein was modified relative to this genomic sequence to represent the inferred CDS: inserted 2 bases in 1 codon), with amino-acid sequence MSDPDVLDVPAVIFDNGSGLFKAGIAGDSGPMAVFTAIVGHSKVKATMLRAGQKECYTGEAAQSKREVLSLNYPIDHGIVTCWDDTERIWRHAYEYELRIKASERPVLLTEAPLNPLQNREKVAEIMFEGFMVPAMYVAVQATPALYALGRITGRVMKNGDGVTHTIPIYEGYCLPHAVSRLDIASRDITEYFMRFLLESGHTFVSTADREIVREIKEKLCYVALDPIQEMRAKPEEIKEYXERIQIGNQIFHAPETLFMPANIGVEAPGVHKMIFNSIRKCDISVRRNLYSNILLSGGSTLFPGLEEQILKEMKLQVPAGMFVRITAPPETKYCVWIGASMLTCLTCFKKMWVTVSNYKEFGAAVVHQKCF; translated from the exons ATGTCTGACCCCGACGTTTTGGATGTCCCAGCTGTAATCTTTGACAACGGGTCTGGGTTGTTCAAAGCGGGTATCGCAGGTGATAGTGGCCCAATGGCTGTTTTTACAGCAATTGTTGGTCACTCAAAAGTCAAAGCTACAATGCTGAGAGCTGGACAGAAAGAATGTTACACCGGAGAAGCAGCTCAGTCCAAAAGAGAGGTCCTGTCTTTGAATTATCCCATTGACCATGGCATAGTTACATGCTGGGATGATACGGAAAGGATCTGGAGACATGCCTATGAGTATGAGCTGAGAATCAAAGCCAGTGAAAGGCCAGTGCTGCTGACTGAAGCCCCTCTCAATCCTCTGCAGAACCGGGAAAAAGTGGCAGAGATCATGTTTGAAGGCTTCATGGTGCCGGCTATGTACGTTGCAGTCCAGGCAACTCCGGCACTCTACGCATTGGGCCGTATTACTGGAAGAGTCATGAAGAACGGGGATGGTGTTACCCACACCATCCCCATATATGAGGGATACTGTTTACCCCATGCTGTCTCCAGGCTGGATATTGCTAGCCGGGATATCACCGAATATTTTATGAGGTTTCTTTTGGAGAGTGGACACACTTTTGTTAGCACAGCTGACAGGGAAATTGTGAGAGAGATCAAAGAGAAGTTGTGCTACGTAGCTTTAGACCCCATCCAAGAAATGAGAGCAaagccagaagaaattaaagaata AGAAAGAATACAGATAGGCAACCAGATCTTTCATGCACCAGAGACACTTTTCATGCCTGCAAACATTGGAGTTGAAGCTCCCGGTGTGCACAAAATGATCTTCAACAGCATCAGGAAGTGTGACATCAGCGTGCGCAGGAATCTTTATAGCAACATCCTGCTCTCAGGTGGGTCCACGCTCTTCCCTGGCCTGGAGGAACAGATCCTGAAGGAGATGAAGCTGCAAGTGCCTGCTGGCATGTTTGTGAGGATCACTGCACCCCCTGAGACAAAATACTGTGTGTGGATTGGGGCCTCCATGCTCACCTGCCTGACATGTTTCAAAAAAATGTGGGTCACGGTGAGCAATTACAAGGAGTTTGGGGCAGCTGTCGTTCACCAGAAATGCTTTTAA